The window CCTTGCGTGCATAGAATTAAAATTCATTTTCTCAAtgtaagaagaagaaaaaagtaaataaacaagaaaaaaaaaacagctgGTTGGTGGCATTATTGGAGTTTGCATGCATTGGAAAAGgccaaacaaataaataaattggtACCTTAGACCTTACCCCAAAGAGTGAGTGGACTACCTGTGAGTGTATTTTGAGTAGAAGGCAGAACAACAAAGAACAaacaacaaaaaagaaagaaaaaagatgcCTCGGGGCAGATTTTCAGGATCATTGGCTACTCCAAAGGTGGATGTAGTGATTGATATGGGAAATCCTTTACTCAATCAAACTGTTGATGCTTTCTTGAAGATTGGCACTGTAATTAATCTCTTCTCTCTTGTCTAGTACTGTAATTTCTTGTATTCCGtctgtctcaaattatctgtcgtgatttctaattatttatcattttataagttctaaaaaaacaaaattaatcATTTGTACTCCCTCTCTCAAATTATTTGTGATTTCTAGAAatagttttctcaaattatttgttgtgTTAGAAGTTGAGGACaaaattaatcattttaccccattttacccttagtaatTATTGTTCTTGAAGTCTACAAACAACTTTTTGACTTAAATTATCCGTCATGGTTtataaaaatagttattttaaattatttgtcTTTTTGAAAGTTCAAGACAAGAATAatttttcccattttacccttaagaGTTATTGTTTTTAAAGACTACAAACACCTCAATTATGAGGTGAAAATagctgtctcaaattatttgtagCGTTAGAAGTTCAggacaaaattaattattttcctCATTTTAGCCTTAGCAGTTATTGTCGTTGAAGACTACAAACACCTCAATGTTATGATTGTTCAAATACCAATGTACAGTAAAGTAGTTAAAAATCTCTCCTAATCAATGTTTTTTAAGGAGCATGTAAAAGAAAAttacgacagataatttgagacggagggagtatatgtgCTGTTAATTACCTCAAATTCTTCGATTTCTTGGATGTTTGTGAAGATGAGTTTGCTTAGTGTTTACCATAATTGACTTGTTTTAGGTTGCTGTCGCCAAAACTGCTGCAGAAGAAACTTATGAAACCGTCAAAAGAGGTTTGCTTTTTCGTTGGATTTTAGTTCTGGTTCCATTTCTTGAATACCCAATTGCAAATTACTGGCTTTCATATGCAAAGTTAATTCCAATAGCAAGGATATTAATGCACTCATATTTAGTTGGTACTATGTTATTGACGTGACTAGAATTCTCAATTACCCAGTAATGGCCTATATTGCATGGACGTGTTACGAGTGCATATActactccatccgtttcaatttgtttgttttaGTTTGACCCGACACGGagttcaagaaaacaaagaaacTTCTGAATCTTGatgtcttaaactaaagatgtgtGTTATGTATCAAAATgctctttgaatcttgtggtcatAAAGATGACACATAGGATATTGGGGATAaagagttactaaatatagaaagtgacattctttttgaAACAGACAAAGTCAAACATATTGAATCAGAGGGAGTATAACTACCTCATACTGTTTTTCCTAGTTATTTTGAgtatttttttagtgtatttcCACTAATGTAGACGAAGTTCTCACACCCATATCATATTAGTGACACCGTTGTGTCAAGACTAGTGGTGGAAAATGGGTGGGTTGGGTAAGATTTGTGTGGCTTGAAAATGGGCCAAGGAAATATGGGTGACAACCCAACCCACCCACATTTCGTGTCAGTTAAAAACGGGTTAACCCATGACATACCTGATGCTTGATGTCATTTCTCGAAAAGTAATAGTGGCTGATTTCCTGGTGATATGTAACATAAGGATTTCTGATTTTCTTCTTTCCTGTGTTATGTTGAAGTGTAAATTCCTACGATATTTAGGTTACAAGcttttttatataaaattatCCAGACTATTGAGCTCACTATTTTGCAATCAACATGGTTTTTGCAGGCAGTGTTTCGAGTCACCACTTTGAGAAATCGGTGAGTATGCCTTAAGCAATGGACATCATTTTGTAAATTTGTGCAAAACTCTAGTTGATTGTTTTAGAGGTGTTTATTCAGTTTCATATAAGGGAGATGTTTTCTAATAAAATTTGGCTTAATGATGTGATCCTCCGCTTGTAGATTTTTTTGGCACCTACAAGATGTGACTTGTGAAGAAGGTTTCCCTTGCCATTATTTAAGTTGAAAAAACTCAGTTGGCAAAAATATGGCTCTAAGTGCTCTTCGCATTGTGTGTTCTGTACCATTAATTTTCTACTTTGGACAATGAAGTCTCAAATCTCTATCCTTCTTTTCGTCCTACTTATAAACAGAAAGCAAAGAAACATTATTAACTGCTCTTTACAGAGTCTTGACTGCTCCTGAAAATAGGGAGAACATTTTTCTAATGCGTTTATCATATGCATCTAtgtgagaaaatgacaaaaatggtcctttatgtttgagggtaggttcaaagTAGTCCCGTAAGTATGCACTGAATAGTTTtgatcctttaagtttgtcaaaagttaacacttttagtctccgtcAAATATTTATTGTACTTCATCCATTAGATTTGACGGATACTATAAAAAAAAGAGATTAGCAGGAACTCACATGTAGAGGTACAATTTTGTAGTTTTTGCCATTTTTGATTTATTTCTATAGTTTGGTGCAACTTTTTGAAGTGTAATttctgttttttaaaaaaaacaaaaaaaaaaaaaaaactttttagtGTTTAGTGCAGCTTTTGGTGttgcatattttaggatttgatgGGACTATCTTGGCGTTTATGGTTAAATATTTCTTTTACACTGTTTCTATCAAATCCAACGAACATAAATTGTAAAATATTTGACGGAGACAGTGCTAACCAGTGCAAActtaagagactattttgaacctatccTCAAACATTAGGGACGTTTTTGTGTGGGTTTCTTAATCTTTCAATATGTCTGTTGATAAACATAAGTACAGGACCAGTGAGGGAGGTAATCAAGATATATCAGCCACGCAAATCGTACCCTTACACCTGTTGATTCGTTTACCGATTACAGGCTTCTATGTACACCCTTCATATGCAACTGCATCTCGGCTAGTTTTCCTCTAACTGAGATTAAAAAAGTTTAACCTGTTGTATGTGAAGCCCATGAAATGTTGCTTTTTCGCTCAAATATCAATCTATACAGAGTAAGCAAAAGTTATAGCAAAGATTTTTACTAACTATTATGTAGCAAACTATAGGCCTAGCTCGGTAAAACCAAAGTGTCTGTTTATCTTAAAGACAGCTTAACTTACAACACCTGAAAATGTGCTAAAGTAAAATTTTGTGGTAAGAACATAAATGGCTATTCTGGAGGATATACTTATGTTGACTGAAAAAACAGATTGATTGACATGCTTGTTGCGTTTTAACTGAATTTATCTTTGATTGCAGTTGAAGAAAATGTGTAAAGAAGGTGCTTATTGGGGTGAGTAATCTGCACGAGTTCCACCcgcatatataattatatataaattTCAAAATGGATGGTTAGAAAAGAATTTTTTAGTCTCTCAATTTCTCTAACCTTCGAGTAGATTATATAACAAATCTTGTCTCTCCGTTCAGGGACTGTTGCCGGAGTATATGCTGGAATGGAGTATGGAGCGGAGAGAATTCGTGGAACCAGAGATTGGGTAATTTGTATTGCATTTTTATATGAATTTGCTCAACGAATGGAAGTTGATTGCCCCTACTATTGCATCCTCTCTACGTTGTCTTTGCTTTtaactaggggtgtcaaatgggcgggttgggctggTTTTGGGCCTGCTCAAAAATGGGCTGAGTTAATAAATAGCCGGGTCATTACTTGGGTCTATAATGGGCTAAAAAGAGGGTAACCCAATCCGCCCAAttattactatgttttaatttctttgtttgttctttttaATTTCTTAGGCACCTAATAAAactatttattttctttattattggtatatataacatatcaaataaaaaatgtctttttgaaaatattttgacaaggtttCTATGGGTCAATTTGAACGACATATCAGCCCAACTTTAAGATGGGCTGAAATTGGTAAAGCGGGCTGAGCTAATAAATGGGTGAATCAATGACCCGCCCAAACTTGAGTGAATTGGGCAGGTCatgttttcatgggctaatttGTCACCCCTACTTTTAACCATGCTTGCGTTCAGATTCTGTTCTATCAACATTCCTCGTGGTGGCCACTACTCTGGTTATGACTTATGAGTGATAAATATTGCACTAAGATCTTTAATATGATAATCATGATTCAGTAACGAATTAAACAAAGGTAAAGAGAAATCGCAATTCTAGTAATAGACTGGCTGTGATGGTAACTGGTAACCAATTTAAAGGCCTAAATGTAAATCTATTGTTGGTTATCCCATCATGTCCTATGTGTGATAATATTGCATACTTTGCTGTTAAactgatactccctccgtcccaatttatgtgacactctttccttttcagtcggtcccaaaaagaatgacatctttctatatttagtaacactTGAACTTTAAATTACCTTTTtaaccttaatgaaataatttctaGTCACACAAATTTCTATGATTTGTTTTAGACCGTatgtttcaaaagtcttccttcttaaacttcgtgtcctgtcaaacaccctcatataaaatgggatggagggagtaagaTGTATGAGAGAACAAGAAGAAAAAAGATAAGCTTCTTTGTGATATGCGAGCTATTTAATTTTAACCTGTCATACAATGTAATTATGCATTCCTCAATGTTGCAGAAATTTTGATGAAGATAGTAATCTGTTCCAAGTATGAGGGTCAAAGTCGAGCATAGTttcttcaagtttttttttttttttttttgaaataaaatttacatatttgaaaattatatgaaagtactataagtcaatatagttaataattttaaaaaaattaaaagagtTTGAGAAAATAGTAGTAAAAGAAACTAGAGACTGACTGTAGGAATAGGGGACAATATCAGAAATTGTTCCCGGCACTGGTCATACTCAAAGTAAGGATGGTTATAGTGGTGACACACTAACAAACTGTTTGCAATAATGTTGGCATATGTGAAACTAGTTCATCTTCTCTTTGTATCTTCGTCATTCTTATCGTCAAAGTCCTCTGCTGTTTCGTAACAGCAAGATACCTGGCACAGATAGGGGCTTTAGTTATATTAAAACGGGCATATAGGTCTTGAGCCTTTCTTTGAGGTATAATTTCGCACGAGTTCTGACCATCAGATGGTTCTAAGTATTTATAGGATGGGAATCCAGAAATCTGATTACCAGACATtaatttgctctttttttttttttggtttagaaTGTTGGTTTTTGGTATATGTTATGTAATTTATTTGTGACGAATGTTCCATTTGACGGTCCTACTGAAAGAAGAttgaaattttgaattttctttctGAAACACAAGTAGCACTATTGGTCCCTCAGTTACAGGTAAATTTTGATTTTGGTCCTTGTGATATATGACTCAGTATGTTTAACCTTCAATAGTTAAAATGTTCACTTTTAGTCCATTTATGTGGGAAATATGTCATATTTAGACTATTTTCAGAAGTACATTATCCTCAAATATGAAGCAACAATACAAGTTTAACATAACACGTGGGTATTTAAATGGTAGAACAATTAATACTTTACGAGATTTGTGATTATTCACAAGCAAAGGAATCAAAAGTGCACATCTCATGTATTGAAGGTTAAGTATGCCTAGTCAGATACCAGAAGGACTAAATTAGAATTTATTAATAACTGAGGGACCAAAAATACTGTCAACCCTTTCGTTTTCCCTTTCGTTTTCGATTCATTTCCTTTACTCTGTTTGCAGAAGAATGCAATGATTGGAGGTGCATTGACTGGGGCTGTTGTATCGGCTGCATGCAGCAGCAACAGAGACAAGATTGTTATGGATGCGATTGCAGGTGCTGCTGTTGCTACTGCTGCAGAGTTCATGAATTATCTCATATGACTTGAACCAAGAGAACTAAGAATTTACTTGCCAGATACTAAAAACATTACTTAGTATTTGCTCTATTTCTCTCTAATTGTATCCTTTCAGAAGTACACGCTTGTGACAAATGAATCTTATCGTAAGTCAATCTACAATTTATCCATATTTCTGAATCATTTGCTTTTAATGTTGGATTTAAAATGTGGTTTATGGAGTGAAACGGATAGTGTGGATTCATTCCTGTAGCCGATGCCTACTTGCTTTTGGCATTGACGAGTAGTTGTTCTCTTATCAGTTGCTTCAGATTTCAAGTTATCTGGGATGGACAAGGTAAATCATTAGCAGTGCCTCCTTTTTAGTTCAGGTTTATTCTTTTGCTTCTCAAcattatttttttaagaaaatgtcaCCCAGGTTATGCTCAGCTGTGGTGCATGGGGGTTTGACATTAACCCCTACCTTGTATATTAATAGGCAAATGATTAAGGGGGGGCATGTAAACAGAGAAAAGAAGAAACAGTGCATCCCTCCTTGTTGAAAAAGACTTCAAAACTAAGCAACTAGAAGGAGGGATCAAGAATAAGgaagcccggtgcactaagctcccactATATGCGGAATCCGGGAAAAGACCGGACTATAAGGGTCTATTGTAAGCATTACTCTGCATTTTGAATAGACAAAATAAGGAATGTTTTAAAGACTTATGCCTAAAGGATGGCATCTTGATCAAATCTAATCTGTACGGGCCAAGTGCTTCTTTAGGATGATCTGTGTGACAAAAAAGGATCTTCTTCTCCTTCGCAACTCCATTTTGCTAAAACATCAGCTGTCTTAATTCCCTTCTTGGAAGCAGTGTTGTATCTCAATAGTCAGGTAGCCCATAGCTTGCTTAGCCTCCTCGATAATATCATGTAAATATCATGGAACACTATTTTTACCTTTACATATTAACAGTAAGTATAGAATCACATTCCAATATAACATTATTATATCCGTTCTCTTTGCACCATTGAATTCCAGTTAATGCAGCCTTAGCTTCTGCGTAGTTGTTCGAGCCTCCAAAACGAGGTTCAACAAATGCCATTAAAAGAAGTTCAACTGTCTGGTTGTTTGTTACCATCAGTGTTAACTTTACCCAGTTGAGCTCTGTTTTGTCCTACTTAACTATGATGCTTCTAATTCTCGGGGACCTGATTGAGATCCTATTGCAAACTTCATGCCAAGAGCATCGTTCATTTAAGGCATAAAACATAAACATGCCCTCCAACTTGGCCTTAGCTAGCAAGTATGCCTTCCAACTATGGGTGTGTAcaagtagacacctcaactttGAGTGTGCACAAGTAGGTCAAGTTTGAGGGCTAGCATTAAACTTATAGCATAGTCACCTAATGTGATTCAAGATAGAATATTGAACTCTAGCTTTTTGTTATCTTGTTATCCCCATATTTTGCCGAGCACGTAGGTTTCTATATTGCCCAAAGTACCAACATAGGGGGTTACTCGCAAAATATCATGATGCACACTGTTTTTCGGCTTGATAGCCAACCACCTGTTCAGCAATAAGGGGACTGGAATATCTTCTCAAGCAATGTCAAGAGGAGCTCCGAAAAAATTTCATTTACTTTTAGCTAAATCACCAGTCATAAATTTGCTTCTTAACATGAGGGATTATTTCTTGGTTTCGTCCGGTCATTAATAGCTAGATTATTTTTAGATAATAGTAGATGAATTGCACCTCTCTATGTGACTAGGCTACACAAGGCATTAATCTGATCACAATTAGTCAATCTATTGCATTGGTATTACAGAATATTACCTAAAAATAGACGACTAAACGTTTTTAATGCGCTCCAGAAATTATGAAATAGATCGGATATGGCTGTCGTAATTGAAAGATCATCTGAAGATTTAGATTTCTTCTGTTATAAGTTGACGTTTACTTAAATGTCCTAGTTGTGGTGGCCAAATAGCAGGCATGTAAAGAGTTGTCCTGTCAAGGAATTAGCCAGGTTGAGCACCATAGGTGTTTTTTCTAACCATCTAATATTCCGTATTCGTTAGCTTGACTAATTCAGATTTGCACAATATTGGGTAATTTCAGGGAGAAGTACTTCTTATTATGCACTTCATCATTTCTAAGGCTCGATCGTAAAATTTCTGTTtgtaaaaagagaaattttatTCATCTTACCACATCCTTTCGCAACGCGCGAGAACCTTAGTTTCATGAAAGCTAACCAAAATCTGATTGTGCGAGAGCTCAATATGATACCAATCAGAGGTGGACCTAGGATATTAAGTTCATGGGTTCTCAATTTTAGAAAAGACGGTCCACTAGGTGCTGGATAAAATTATTTATACAAATTAAGTGAATTTTAACACAAATACAAGGGCTTGAGCAAAATTACTGGGCTCTACTGAGCTCTAAAGTAAAGTTGTAGCTCTGCCCCTGCTATCAATATTAGTTTAGAATATATCTTATGTGTATCGAATCTGGCTGTCGTATtcagacttatatatatatatatctttaaaATCCCGAATACAAGCTTGGGAATAATAAATTAATGGTCAAATATCACAAGGAAGCGGTAAGATTGTCGTGTCATTCCGAGCagaacatatatatgtatttggaTTTGGAAACTAAAATTGAGAGCTTAGATATTGTTTTTAATTAGAGAAAAGGCATCATTTAATGCTTGAACTTGACACGAAAATTCACTTTAACAACTAAACTTAAATTGTATTTATATACcctcttaacaactttcattttaattattttctaccctaaaaaaataataccacaCTCACAATATGAagtgtattacactcgcgccacgtcATTATCACATCGTTGTCACGTCATTATCACGTCATTGTCATGTCAAAAATTATCAacacttcattttttatttttcttttattattttttctctttctctttcttcttcttcttcttcttcttcgcccttttctctttctttttttatttctcctcatcctcaccctcaccctactttttttatttttcttttattattttttctctttctctttcttcttcttctccgcccttttctctttctttttctttctcctcatcctcaccctcaccctactttttttatttttcttttattattttttctctttctctttcttcttcttcttcgccctttcctttttctttctcctcatcctcaccctCACCCTACTTGTAGCAATCACTACGCCCCCGCCGCCGCTGACGCCCCTGCCACcaccgcaaaaaaaaaaatcattattattattttttatttttcttttattatattttctctttcttcttccttctcCCATCCTCACCACACACCATCATAACCGCCGTCTTCTTAAATCAACCCAACTGAAAAATCTCATCtttgtcatcttcatcttcctcCATTATCATCAACAAAAAATTAAATCTTCAATTTTTTTATTGATACCAATCTGAATTTCAGTCCAAAATTAGCAAAATATCAACATGACTCGAAAATCTTTGTCACTGGAAAAGAGACCGTTTTATCAGCTTCGTTCACCGGAAACAACAATTTTGACACAAAAAGTTCAAAATTCTCTCAATTGCTGTTGGCGGGTCTGTTGATGGTATACTCAGCCGCAAAAATCTTTGACCCATTTAAAAATCAAATCACTTGAACCCTAGGGATTgctagaaaaagaaaggaaaaaaattagaaaaagaagAACAGAAGATGACAGCAGCTATGGCGATTAGAGGATGGGAAAGAAGAAGAAGGATGAGACCCTAGTGATGATGTTATTGTTATTTAATTTGCCTATTAGCTAAttagttgttgttgtttaatTTGTTGATTAGCTAAAAGAGTAAAGAAAGaggaaattaaaaattaaaaaaagaagaagaaagaagataagGAAGAGAGCAGCAGCGATGCGATGAGAGGATGCGGAAGAAGGAGAGGCCGGGCGTGGGGGGTGGGTAGGTGGAGAACGGCTTGGGGCccatctttattttttttttaattgtatattatttttttattattttttattttttaattgtatattattatttttttaattgtatatATCAGCGGGTCCATTTTTTGTGTTgtttactttcttttttatttttgccacgtcagcatttaAGGTTGTATTTAATTAAGATGAAAATTATTAAgggggtatataaatacaacttaagtttagttattaaaataattttcgtgtcaaattcaagaattaaatgatgtcttttctcttttaattataaaaatataaaaaaagatATCAACAAAACAATATTGTCATACAATATTTTACACATCATACAATATGTCAGCTTATACCTAGTCGTTTATCCGAAAATGATGTACTAGAGAAATATTTTCCTTCGATGCGAAGAAGTTGCTATCAGCCTATCA is drawn from Lycium barbarum isolate Lr01 chromosome 8, ASM1917538v2, whole genome shotgun sequence and contains these coding sequences:
- the LOC132605875 gene encoding outer envelope pore protein 16, chloroplastic is translated as MPRGRFSGSLATPKVDVVIDMGNPLLNQTVDAFLKIGTVAVAKTAAEETYETVKRGSVSSHHFEKSLKKMCKEGAYWGTVAGVYAGMEYGAERIRGTRDWKNAMIGGALTGAVVSAACSSNRDKIVMDAIAGAAVATAAEFMNYLI